ggggggcaggcgtgcctccctgcctcgtggcctcctcgttgatttcttaacgtccactccaagtcccctggattgcgtctgttccaaaaataactctcccgaaggtttcattccgtttggattccgtttgatattccttttctgcgaaacactgaaataggcaaaaaacagcaatttgggctgggcctcctgttaataggttagtcccaaaaataatataaaagtgtataataaagcccattaaacatccaaatcagataatataatagcatggaacaatcaaaaattatagatacgatggagacgtatcaggccggGCCCTGAGGACGCAGAGCACATAGAAGAGTGGGGAGAAGAGGGAGAAGCTTGTGCAAGCCTAACCTGGCTACGCTACGGCGTCGACGCGCGAGACAGGCGCAGTGCAAGGAATCGAACCAAGATCAACGAGATAAGTCATACATTCGAGTCAAGCCCAACGCTATTACACAGGATGTTTAGCTTTCGTCGCCTCGCTTCGGCAGCGCAACCCCTCTTTTTCGGCCTCAGGGAACTGCTTGCACGCCAAGGGGGACCTCTCGAGCATCGCGCCTCGGGAGCTCTCACCGGACCCCatgccgctcacctcctggccttgaccacggcatcgcgacctggcatcccagcgacggctgaagcctgTCTGGGACTGGGACCCGCCGGTGTAGAGTGCTAAGTTGCCGCGAGAATGAAAAGGAGGGAGAGCGAGGTCGAAGCAAGGCGCGCCACTGCAGATCTCACCACCTTCACTAACGCACTTCCGCTTTGGCAACCTCGCCCCCCTTTCGGCCTTTGGGTAGCtgcttgcacgctaaaggggaccccccgagcatcgcgcctcgggagctctcaccggacctcgggccgctcacctcctggccttaaccacggcatcgtgacctggcataccagtgacGGCTGCATCCTGCCTGGGGAcagggacctgtcagcgtagagcgcCACGCTACTGCGAGGGGCGCAAAGGGTCGACTAGCTCAAGCGGGATACGCAACCACAACACTGGGCAAAAGGCTATATTGCATTAGGCCAGAAGTACTACAAGTTCTTTACACAGCCGcacggtgaaggaaatatgccctagaggcaataataaagtattatttatttccttatatcatgataaatgtttattattcatgctagaattgtattaaccggaaacataatacatgtgtgaatacatagacaaacagagtgtcactagtatgcctctacttgactagctcgttaatcaaagatggctatgtttcctagccatagacatgagttgtcatttgattaacgggatcacttcattaggagaatgacgtgattgacttgacccattccgttagcttagcacctgatcgtttagtatgttgctattgctttcttcatgacttatacatgttcctatgactatgagatatgattatgcaactcccgtttaccggaggaatactttgtgtgctaccaaacgtcacaacgtaactgggtgattataaaggtgctctataggtgtctccgaaggtacttgttgggttggcgtatttcgagattaggatttgtcactctgattgtgggagaggtatctctgggcccactcagtaatgcacatcactataagccttgcaagcattgtaactaatgagttagttgcgggatgatgtattacggaacgagtaaagagacttgccggtaacgagattgaactaggtatcgagataccgacgatcgaatctcgggcaagtaacataccgatgacaaagggaacaacgtatgttgttatgcggtctgaccgataaagatcttcgtagaatatgtgggaaccaatatgagcatccaggttccgctattggttattgaccggagaggtgtctcggtcatgtctacatagttctcgaacccgtagggtccgcacgcttaacgttacgatgacagttatattatgagtttatatgttttgatgtaccgaaggagttcggagtcccggatgagatcggggacatgacgaggagtctcgaaatggtcgagacgtaaagatcgatatattggacgactatattcggacatcggaaaggttccgagtgattcgggtatttttcggagtaccgtagagttacgggaattcgtattgggccttaatgggccatacgggaaaggagagaaaggccccaaagggaggccgcacccctccccatggactagtccgaattggactagggagggggggcgcccccttccttctttctccttctcccttcccttttcctactccaacaaggaaaggaggagtcctactcccgatgggagtaggattccccccttggcgcgcctctccccttggccggccgcctcccccttgctcctttatatacgggggcaggggggcaccccatagacacaacaattgatctattgatctcttagccgtgtgtggtgccctcctccaccatattacacctcgataatatcgtagcggtgcttacgtgaagccctgcgtcggtagaacatcatcatcgtcaccacgccgtcgtgctgacgaaactctccctcaacactcggctggatcggagttcgagggacgtcatcgagctgaacgtgtgctgaactcggaggtgtcgtgcgttcggtacttgattggtcggatcgtgaagacgtacgactacatcaaccgcgttgtgttaacgcttccgctttcggtctacgagggtacgtggacaacactctcccctctcgttgctatgcatcaccatgatcttgcatgtgcgtaggaaatttttgaaattactacgttccccaacacacggGGCtcgtctcgattcctcgcagggaacaagaGGGAAAAGAAGCCCTAGCTACGATCGCCgatgccatcatcaacagtgggccaccggaggccggcgccaaccccatccagatcagcaacggcggcggctggacgctaaggccctgctccgagcgcggagagagctcgggggcacgtagctgtcgtcgcttgtctccggggtctcgtaatgctcgggagagtcgctggactcccaagcgccgCCACTACTGCTGGAGGAGCTGCAGGCAGAACCAAGAGCAGGTTCAGCGCTAGCTGCTTCACCATCCTGATGACCCCCTCCTGGGCAGCACTCTAGGCGGAGGTCTTCCTCGTCAAAGACCTTGAAGAATATGGTGGAGGCGCCATCGTACTCAAAGTGGATGGCAAGGGCGCCTTCTGAGCGGAAGATCCGAGCAACCtcaccccagccgcgggtcatgaagatcttgcccggggagacgGCTTCAACCTCCGCTCCTGTCGCCGAGGCGTCGCAGTCGGcatgctgcagccaaagctcgaggggggccctcggcggcatctcggtggagaagaactgcgggaagcgaatccaagtgcgcgggggcatcgccgcccacatcacgaactcgcgcgaggagtccatGGCGTGGCCTCCTGAGGCGACAGCATGCGTCACCGCGGCGTGGCACCCACGGCCACGCCGTGGGCGGCGCCGCTCGCTGTCTCTTCCTTCGGAGCCCTCTGCGTGGGCGTGCAGGGGCAGCGGATACCCGGGAGGTGGCTGCTCGCAGCAAGGGCTCGACACCTCGAGCCTCACGACCGCGCCACGGTGGTGAgccagcctcttcttcggcggaagggGCTCGGGCTCGTCGAGGGGGGTCTTTCCCTTGTCTGCGGACGAGAACCTCCGAatcggcgccatgggtgtcgctactggcaatggagcgaggaagaagaagcgagcggaacgggaagagatgggcaacgggggctccgcccctcccccccatttatagccagagggaggccaaccgccggcctccacgatcgcaggtaatgataacccttttttgcatgcagcagggactcgtcatgtcaggcagttgccgaggcagcgtggggaagtggagacgcccacgtccaacccatcgccacgcgtcgaccaaggccgcaggctgttggggcccgcggcacttcgcacttgccctttggcttcgccacgaagccaagtcagagcgcgccttgggcccgggggctactgtcggcattctgggaacgggagtccccagacttgcctgcctgcggcccacggtgtggctccaccagcgggcccgtacgacccatcttcaccagcaaacacccaagaccctcgcgaggcggacgacacaagacctcctcaggggcggcctcaccaggctggctcgcgaggggcagagagatcaaggcaagggaacctcgcgaggttccaatgacgtaagccatgacgaccaagaccaggcggaTGCTAGGCAGGCGCCCgtgcgcgcagtgtccttgtttcctctttggtgctaaagcggcaagcgcatgcgaggagtcccgaggcatcaggcaaaggtttccatatcggtgcaatgagaccaagaccagcaggacggcaggacggaggtcaccgtggagcccaagacggcgtcaccaccagagcctttggcaggcgaagactattTTTGTCAGTataagctgtactagctatcccccttcaaacttggccgttgtgggatcccttcccgctcaatatttgggaagaggaccggggcctctataaataggactagccaccacagtaggaacTCATCTGGGAcgggatccattccatcctcacactcaccagctcaccgagcacaagaacacctctcctcaggaggctgttcttcccttgtaactgttcatccccagcccaagaggcaatccaccacaccacactagagtagggtattacaccacaacggtggcccgaaccagtataaatcttgtgtctctctgttctttgagttcgtcgagctaggctgtgAGATCCTTGAGCGAGCGAGCCATCGAGgaagagagagatcttcgtgcgcaccccagtgttcgtaCCTTGaaggttttgccggaacccgtgatccgacaaggTTCTTTTTTACTGGGGAGGCATGTGACTGCTTGGTTGTGTTCAGAGGCGAGGGTCAAGTCGTGGTGCCTCGCCGACGCAGAGCCGCCATCCAAATGCAGCAGTGGTGTGACAACAAGATGGCCTCACTGGCATTTCGGTTGCTGTCAACCCATATTGGTATGGGAATTGAATATGACTGCGGATTTGTGCTATATGGAGCTGCTTCTTAATTATATGAAAGATTGTCTGTCGCAACTTGTTTCATGTTGGCATGGATTTTAAATTTTGGAAAGACGACATTTGTGTATTATGAAGCTCGTTTTGAAACTAAACCATGTGTGGGTCTATCAATTCTTGCCAAATTGGGAACCAAACATGATATGGGAGTCATTTCAATTTATAAATACTTGTAGCAGCCAAACATGTTTTTTGCATTTGGATTTTCATTTCGACCAAAGGAAACCCTAACAGAGATTTCATTTCCTTTCTACCAAATGAAATGAAATGAGTGGTGCCAAACGAGATTACTGGAAAATTGATCAACTTTTGTGTCGATCGTGCCGCCGTACAGACTGACAAGTGCAATAGTTACAGACTGGCCAGAGGACCATGCTGCTGCTACAAATTTGTTTGCACTTTTAGCTAATTACCCAGGGAATTTATCGTGCTTTTGGTCTGCTTTTGCAACATTGTGTTCGGCTTTATGGACGACTCGTAACAAGTTTATCGTCGAACATATTttccctaacaaagcaggtggtTGCTTATTCAAAATGATTGCTCACCTACAACAGTGGATTCCACTCGTTAAAGATGTGGATGTCAACGCCAACTCGATGATGATCTCCTAGATTTATGTGAATGCCATCGCCCTCACCCAGTGTTCTTATGTGGCCCTGCCTAGCTAGTTACCCTTCTCTATGATTTTGGGAGGCCTACCTGTCATTCCCGCGGATTGTTCCTTTGGTTTGTATCAAGCCTGTTGTGCCTTTATTTTGTTCTCGAACCTGCTTGTCATTTGTGGGATGGCATTTGTCGTGATGGGTTAATCTATAAAGTTGAGCTAATGAATTTTCTCTAAAAAAAACAAACAGCCTACATGGGACCAGTTCTCGGTGAAGAGGTTGTAATTACTCCTTTAAAGGATATGTTGAAGTACCTACCTCCTGAGGACACCTACGGCCTCGCATGCCCCTCGCGTCATCCGATAGATTGAAGGCAACCCTTCTGCCTTCTTGGCGGCCTTCCCACCATCTGATCTGTCGGTTCGTTCCTTGCTGCCCCGTGGCTTTAGACCTCCATGACCCATCGGTATGCCCCACGGCTTCAGAGGTCCATGACCCATTGGCCATGTTCGCGTTCCACCCCCTCCCACTGGCACACGCATCTTATGCCCCGTCGCTGCATGGACATTTCCTGCTCTAGGGGCATCGTCCGAAATTTTACCCGCTGGAAGCGGGCGTCATGCCCGATCGACTTCTGTCACCGATtgatgccttgtccatgtgctcTCTATTTACTCGGTTGGTAGTTAAATCCGAGTCGTTGTGTTCCGGATTGGTGTGCGACGGTTGCATACCGTGCACAGTGGGTTGCTCTCCTTTTGACATATACTAGGTTAGCAGCATCCAAAGTAGCGAGGAAATCTCAAATCTCTTTAGCGAAGAGAGCTTCGGGCACATGTGCGAACACTCTAGATCCAACAACCACATCACCTATAGGAACCACATGCCCGATGGACTCGGGTGAGTGAGGGACTGCAACATCCAAACAACAGTTCTCCTCGAAGCTGATGGTTAGGATGGGCTCTAGTGGTGGCGTGGCCGGTAAAGCCTCAGCTGAGATCTTGAGGGAATTGACCTTCAGTTGCCCAGCGGATTAAGGCAGAGCCGATTCCCCACACAGCTTTAGAAGCTCGGGCCCGATCTGCAATACAGGAGCCATGACCACATGGATTGTCAGACCCTCTGACAGACGACGATGTCCAGGCCCTAGCATGAGGCGTTAAATGGCCATGAAGCCCCACGCCCCTCTTGTCCACAAAGCCGATATCAGCCACAACGAGAGGGCGGGATACATGAGATGTTTGCAACACAGGCGGCACCAAGGCGAGCCTACCTAGTGCAATCTTAGCTCGCTCCAGAAAGCTCCCAATTTGTAGCATCCAACCTCGCATGGAGTCAACGACATCACATAGAGGTTGGACCGCCTCATCGAGCCGAAAGGAAACCATGCCGAGGAGCTCATAGCATAGCAGCGCATACACCGCAGCAGaggccggcggcagcggcggccaGAGATGGCCCGGAAGGAACTTTTTTGGCGGCAGCTAGGTTTCGCTTCTGTGtcgcgaggggggggggggggggggggggtgacacAGGGAGCGCCGGTTTACCCCTGGGTTACACTGCTTTAGGTTGTTACACTAGAAATCTTATTCAAGGAGAACTTGTTTTCATAATCTAGGAAAGTTGTTTGGGCCCGCTAAAGGCTCATCTTGCATGCACTCAATTCAGTCCACCATGGCGTCGAAGCGTAGTTGCGGAATGTTACTATCATTTCTTGAAACACTGGCATATtttaacaaaaaaaatgagaaaagtggaatagcatacgaagatattgctatgactttacAAAATAAGCGTTGCTCATCACAGGGACTCAATAGCTTGATGTTAGTTGCATGAGCATCCAAACTGAACTTTATCCCAAATGAAAGAAAATAACTACATACTACAATTTGTTGACTACATACAGAAAAGAATACTGTATATGTAGCTCTGCTATCATATGTTCTGAAAGCGAGCACACAATTCCAGCTTGCTTCAGCTAACGGGAATTGCATCAAAATCTTAAACCTAACGCTAACGGGAATGCCATCAAAATCTTAAACCTTGAGCAAGAACGATAAGTACTGTAGGCAATGGAAGCATAAATCACCATGTACTTTAGTTATTATCCTTTGTACTGCAAGCATAGCGAACTAATCCGACATATTCTGGTTAATACGGTTATGTATTCTAGTTGTGCGACCACATACAGTTCGAATCCCCATACAGTTTCACTCAACTTGCTGCCAGCGCTCAAAAGAATATAGACAAGATTCTCGAGACTATCAACATGCACAAAAAAAGTAGGGAATTTCACACAATTGTAGCAACATACAGCCTATAATATCATTCAAACTTGCCGTCGTAGCTCAAAAGAAATACCCAACATTACGAATATCCAACAAGAACTTGAAATAATGATAGGTAAGCTAGGCAAGGAGTATTCTTCtgcaactactaattaagcacacATGATGTAGTCGATGAAGGGCATGCCAGTGTAACAGGCTTGTAATTACCAACATTTATGTATCACCATTAATTCCATCGTTATTCAGCCATACTCGAGTTTACTCTAGTCTTCTTCTGAGGAGGAGGTTTCATGATGGTCGTTTTTTCACGTGCAATCTTGAACCACTCCCGCGCTTCGACCAAGAGGGTCGGGAAACTCTGCATCAAATGGAGGTACTCACCAGACGTCGCAACCATCTTGAAATTGTCACCATCGGCAAGGAAATCAAAGCACCGAGCTTTGAGTTTGGGGCAGACGTGGTCCTCCGCGAGCTCCAACATTGAGACCACACTGTCTATGGTGATACCGTTGCCGCATAGCTTGTCCTCACAGATCATCTTCAGCTCCTCCATCCCATACCTATCAGCGGCTACAAGCAGATGCTGGTACTGTGCCATGGTGGACGTGAAATCAGCGGCTACAAGCAGACGCCTATCAACATGGCGACTACCATCATTTTCGCCGGCATCGGGTAGCGAACCATGATACATGTAATGGAGGAAAGATCGGAAGGTGGAGGCCTCCATGTCTTGGATGGTGATCGAAGTCATCTTGCTTTCGGCCATCGGGCCATAGAGTTGCGCTCTTAAGACGGGCGATCGGGCCGCGAGCACCAAGCGATGTGCGTTGAAGCTCTCCCCGCCGACGTCAAAGGAAACATCAGTGAGGTCTTGTTTACCAAGCATGATGGCCAGATCATGACCCAGACCCGGCGGTGGAGCCGGAGGTGTCCAGGTTTTTTTCCCAGCTGATGTCAACGGAGCACAGCACCTGGAAGTAGTCGTCCACCACACAGTTGGCCATGAGATCATCCCTCTCTACCAGCAGGATGTACGCCGCTCCTTTTTCCGTGAACGTAGGGATGGGCGCGCTGTTGAATCCCACTGTCCGCACGGAAGGCGCCGGTGAGCCGGTTTTGTCGAGTAAAACCATGTGCGTGGACATCTTGGCAGCGCTCTCTATGACGGGGTACTCAGCCAACACACTGAGAACCAGAATGATGCCGCTTCCATGAGAATACGCAACGCATTTGCATCCAGCCACGACGGTCGTCGCCAACAGAGGGCCAACCTCAAGCGGCACGAATCTTACCCGTAACAGGAAGCGGTGGCTGTTTCTTGTGGGGATTGTGTGGCACGAACCTTTGGCCATGATTGAGTTCGATCGACTGGGGAACCGGCAGCTGTGGGCGATCGGTGGCGACCAAACCTGTAATATGTTGAGAATTAGGGATCTGTCCCCGTGGGGTTTTAAGGGGAGTATAGCAGGCAGCCGCCGCTCCGTACCGAAGGCGTACCAAGCGAGAGATTGCAGTGCCGCTAGGGTCGGGACTCTAGTTTTTTcgtcttcttttttcttttccttttctttataGGGACTAGTACACGTTAATATTAGGAAGGCAATTAATTGCAGTTTGATATTAGGACTTCGATTGTACCGTGTTCAAAAAAATATTATGCATGATATAAATTAAAGATTAATTATGTGATTAACATACACATTCTTTTTTTTTGAGCCGGATAGACATTCATATTTGTTATGATATTAATTGCATGCTAAACATGTTGAGCGCTCGTCGTTGCTACAATTTTGACGATTTGATTAACATGTTTGATGACCAGAATTAAACTTTATTTTCAAGCCCATCACACCAGTTTTTTATCCTTTCCCAACGCGCCGAACATCTCAACTAACATCCATTAGATTTGATTCTAATATGTTATAAACTCTGTCATAGCAGAATTCATAAGGTACTACATTCTGAACACCAACACAACATTTTTTAATCATTTTTCTAACCCGCCGAACATTTTCTGTGACACTACGAATCGTCCCACAAAATGGACATGCCTAGTGACACCCAAAAGTGTCACCAAAAATCAGGCCGGAACGTCGCTGAGGTTGCCGAGGGCGCTGCCCCCATATGAAAACATCCGGTGACAGTTGACCGTCGCGGAAAATGATATTAGGCAACGTTTCCTATTTCGTCAACAAGGTTTTTATCACTAAATAGAGTAGATTTTGTAGTGTTTGTTCCGAAGCAATCCCATTTGTAGCCCtgttgtagcgacccgacctcagacggtcaagtctctgtgcttaagtgtcatccctggatcggtatgctgacacacacagtactcgaggatttataacagaggtaaatcacatgtataaagtaacgtaaatactattacctcaatccaaatagcggaagtaacaacaaggttgtggattctcatcaacaccaacggcaaagttgagtgtagaaatcgtaaccctaacgtatcacttactcgtcgtaagatatcctgcaataTGAGACGTTGCAGCCTCAAAGGGtcggtacattgaatgtactggcaaattcacaccatagagcaatgCTGAAAAATGACTactactacatgcatatttggctggtggaggctctatgcttatcatgtttttgtgaaaagccaatttttccctactgcaaaggaatatatttcatttaactacaaagttgattgataaatattgagaaggttcccccaactcaatcccaaaataatagtTATAACCccacaaattaattaagtaaactGATGAGATCAACAGGATAATTCAACAACTAGATattcaagatgtccataaccggggacacggctaaccatgattagtttatacactctgtagaggtttgcgcacttttccccacaagactcgaatacatccatggtcggagattcaagacacagtctttctgaagcattaactctctactctagatagacagtaccacctacaacccactacatctgctagtctacctcttcaagagcttcacgcaacttactcaactatgtcagagcccatattggcttgtggctgcacacggaagtttctagcatgaataatcttatgatccctttgagcctgggt
This sequence is a window from Aegilops tauschii subsp. strangulata cultivar AL8/78 chromosome 7, Aet v6.0, whole genome shotgun sequence. Protein-coding genes within it:
- the LOC109767430 gene encoding BTB/POZ and MATH domain-containing protein 1-like yields the protein MAKGSCHTIPTRNSHRFLLRVRFVPLEVGPLLATTVVAGCKCVAYSHGSGIILVLSVLAEYPVIESAAKMSTHMVLLDKTGSPAPSVRTVGFNSAPIPTFTEKGAACCAPLTSAGKKTWTPPAPPPGLGHDLAIMLGKQDLTDVSFDVGGESFNAHRLVLAARSPVLRAQLYGPMAESKMTSITIQDMEASTFRSFLHYMYHGSLPDAGENDGSRHVDRRLLVAADFTSTMAQYQHLLVAADRYGMEELKMICEDKLCGNGITIDSVVSMLELAEDHVCPKLKARCFDFLADGDNFKMVATSGEYLHLMQSFPTLLVEAREWFKIAREKTTIMKPPPQKKTRVNSSMAE